The Alcaligenes faecalis sequence CCGCTAGAGTCTTGTTGATTAGCAAAGGAAGTACATCATGATGTTGCATCTTCGTTCTGTCTTGGCCCTGGCGCTTTGGTCGCTGTGCGGCCTGGTCCAGGCGGCCAGCCCCAGCAAAATAGACGCTCGGTTCGAGGCCACACGCCAGGCGTTTGAAGCCGTTTTCCCGGGTGTGACGGTGGATGGCATTCGCGCCACACCGTTTCCCAATCTGCTGGAAGTGGAGGTCGGCGGAACCTTGCTTTATACCGATCCACAGGCCAACTTCGTAATGCAGGGGTCTTTATTGGATAGTAAAAACCGAATTGATTTGACCGAGCAGCGCATGCAGGAGCTCAGCCGTGTTTCACTGAATGACTTACCACTGGATAAGGCCATTAAGTTGGTGAAAGGCGATGGTAGTCGCCACATGGTGATTTTTGAAGATCCCAATTGTGGTTATTGCAAACGTCTGCATACAACGTTGCAGGAGATCGACAATGTTACGGTTTATAGCCTGATGTTCCCCATTCTGGGCCCCGATAGCCGCCGGAAAGCCGAGGATATCTGGTGCGCACAGAACCCAGCTAAAACCTTGAGTGAGTGGATGGGGGATGGGGTCCGGCCCGAGAAAGCCTCGTGTGAGCATCCCTTGGATCAGATACAGGC is a genomic window containing:
- a CDS encoding DsbC family protein; amino-acid sequence: MMLHLRSVLALALWSLCGLVQAASPSKIDARFEATRQAFEAVFPGVTVDGIRATPFPNLLEVEVGGTLLYTDPQANFVMQGSLLDSKNRIDLTEQRMQELSRVSLNDLPLDKAIKLVKGDGSRHMVIFEDPNCGYCKRLHTTLQEIDNVTVYSLMFPILGPDSRRKAEDIWCAQNPAKTLSEWMGDGVRPEKASCEHPLDQIQAAGQKLRIRATPAIYFADGSRVDGWLPAAQLQSRLDAAAQ